From Mycolicibacterium nivoides, a single genomic window includes:
- a CDS encoding IclR family transcriptional regulator produces MKLVDVVAERGPLTARSLSDSTGIVIGTVYRLVRTLVHEEYLARTHDGRYVLGSQFATVAELEGRARDYRLVREAMTRLATATRSHVMIGGLLHGEVEVWSMVEHPAAPRIDCWPGVRLPGHATAVGKSILAQAESGQREAYLSQNPLHRYTCHTIKTSSRLERQLVSPALSISDQEFRYGVTCIAAQLAVASTPAALGLAYSSNRSVRTQGELENILLPAASKISNLLLHNRVSGPLGVV; encoded by the coding sequence ATGAAACTCGTCGACGTAGTCGCTGAGCGTGGTCCACTGACTGCTAGATCTCTCAGTGATTCAACCGGAATCGTGATCGGCACTGTGTATCGCCTGGTGCGGACGCTGGTGCATGAGGAGTATCTCGCACGCACTCATGACGGTCGCTATGTGCTGGGTTCGCAATTCGCCACCGTCGCGGAACTGGAAGGTCGTGCGCGAGACTATCGACTGGTGCGCGAGGCGATGACACGCTTGGCGACCGCGACGCGATCACACGTCATGATCGGAGGCTTGCTCCACGGCGAGGTCGAAGTCTGGAGCATGGTCGAGCACCCGGCCGCCCCGAGGATCGACTGCTGGCCCGGCGTCCGCCTTCCTGGCCATGCCACCGCGGTTGGCAAGAGCATTCTGGCGCAGGCCGAGAGTGGCCAGCGAGAGGCATATCTTTCACAAAACCCGTTGCACAGATATACATGTCATACGATCAAGACCAGCTCACGGCTTGAACGCCAGCTGGTGTCGCCTGCGCTGTCGATCAGTGACCAGGAGTTTCGCTACGGGGTCACCTGTATCGCCGCGCAACTGGCCGTTGCGAGCACGCCTGCGGCGTTGGGGCTTGCCTACTCCTCGAATCGCTCGGTGCGTACTCAGGGCGAGCTGGAGAACATCCTGCTTCCTGCGGCCTCGAAGATATCAAACCTGTTGTTGCACAACAGAGTTAGTGGCCCACTGGGCGTCGTCTGA
- a CDS encoding acyl-CoA dehydrogenase family protein — protein sequence MSGFFADLSANSAELAAIRKGIREFLRADRDAHGWVPQVDSWLSCWDEGFSERLGGAGFLGITTPREYGGMGLGHLHRYVVTEELLAHGAPVAAHWIADRQVAPALLTYGTEEQRRRILPRIAAGRFYSAIGMSEHGAGSDLAAVSTRATRTEGGWKLSGTKVWTSGAHHSHQIVVLARTGALDPENRHAGLSQFLVSCDTPGVTISSIELMSGEHHFNEVLLDDVEIAEADVLGEIGNGWHQVTSELSFERSGPERILTTMPLISGALARLAAQVEHDDALLADVGHLIARLTSLRQLSVAVARALVAGQSAANQAALVKDLGTRFEQESIDIVVDLLDRLPTDPGLQAMLNTAWLHRPLFTLRGGTNEVLRGVVARGMGLR from the coding sequence GTGAGCGGATTCTTCGCCGACCTGTCCGCCAACAGTGCCGAATTGGCGGCGATAAGAAAGGGAATCCGGGAGTTTCTGCGCGCCGATCGCGATGCGCACGGCTGGGTCCCCCAGGTCGACTCATGGTTGTCCTGCTGGGACGAAGGTTTCAGCGAACGCCTCGGTGGCGCGGGCTTCCTGGGTATCACCACACCACGTGAGTACGGCGGGATGGGACTGGGCCATCTGCACCGCTACGTGGTCACCGAGGAACTGCTGGCCCATGGCGCGCCGGTGGCCGCGCACTGGATCGCCGATCGGCAGGTCGCACCCGCACTGCTCACTTACGGCACGGAGGAACAGCGTCGCCGCATCCTGCCGCGTATCGCTGCGGGCCGTTTCTACTCGGCGATCGGTATGAGTGAGCACGGTGCCGGCTCGGATCTGGCTGCGGTCTCCACCCGTGCGACCAGAACGGAGGGCGGATGGAAGCTGTCGGGCACCAAGGTGTGGACCAGCGGAGCCCACCACTCGCACCAGATCGTGGTCCTCGCCCGCACCGGTGCGCTCGATCCTGAAAACCGGCATGCCGGCTTGAGCCAGTTCCTGGTGTCGTGCGACACGCCCGGCGTGACCATCAGTTCCATCGAGTTGATGTCCGGCGAGCATCACTTCAACGAGGTACTGCTCGACGATGTGGAGATCGCCGAGGCCGATGTACTCGGCGAGATCGGCAACGGATGGCACCAGGTCACATCCGAGTTGTCCTTCGAGCGCAGTGGGCCCGAACGCATTCTGACGACGATGCCGCTGATCTCGGGCGCGCTGGCTCGGCTGGCCGCACAAGTCGAACACGATGATGCGCTGTTGGCCGATGTCGGCCACCTGATCGCTCGCTTGACGTCGTTGCGCCAATTGTCGGTGGCGGTGGCCAGAGCATTGGTGGCCGGGCAGTCGGCTGCCAATCAGGCTGCGTTGGTGAAGGATCTGGGAACTCGATTCGAGCAGGAGTCGATCGATATCGTCGTCGATCTGCTGGATCGCTTGCCGACCGACCCGGGCCTGCAGGCAATGCTGAACACCGCGTGGCTGCATCGGCCGCTGTTCACACTGCGGGGCGGAACCAACGAGGTGCTGCGCGGTGTCGTAGCGCGGGGAATGGGATTGCGATGA
- a CDS encoding acyl-CoA dehydrogenase family protein — translation MTGDPDTASPTVTRAELRAFLADAPKPAALRNYGPTPTGADVGPGSEWHAFLAEHGFTCLHWPVEYGGRDASVAFQAMFAEECAYAGVPRQFSIFGPDLVGPVLIRYGTDEQKTRHLEPIRTGEHIWCQLFSEPEAGSDLASLRTRAEPTETGWRVDGQKVWSSGAADADFGILLARTGSDKHRGLSMFIVAMRSPGITVRPLRQIDGESKFNEVFLDGVELQAQALVGRPGQGWELALAMLGRERLTLGTHAVAMFRRLDGLIAAARSRGDLDPVLARSMTRLWARTWLLRYTWQRAVAGGDVTSAEFSVLKLVASETDRDLSDLATDVLGVDACIDPELDELVRHMLVGRAQTILGGTSEIQRNILAERVLKLPREPH, via the coding sequence GTGACCGGCGACCCCGACACCGCCTCCCCGACGGTCACTCGTGCCGAACTGCGGGCCTTCCTGGCCGACGCGCCCAAACCGGCGGCACTGCGCAATTATGGTCCCACCCCGACGGGGGCGGATGTCGGGCCGGGATCGGAATGGCATGCCTTTCTGGCCGAACACGGCTTCACCTGCCTGCACTGGCCGGTCGAGTACGGCGGACGGGACGCATCCGTGGCGTTCCAGGCGATGTTCGCCGAGGAATGCGCGTATGCCGGAGTTCCTCGACAGTTCAGCATCTTCGGGCCCGACCTGGTCGGCCCGGTGCTTATCCGTTACGGCACCGACGAACAGAAGACGCGACACCTCGAACCCATCCGTACCGGCGAGCACATCTGGTGCCAACTGTTCTCCGAGCCGGAGGCGGGCTCGGATCTGGCCTCCCTGCGTACCCGCGCCGAACCCACCGAGACGGGCTGGCGGGTCGACGGACAAAAGGTGTGGAGCTCCGGTGCCGCGGATGCTGATTTCGGAATCCTGTTGGCCAGGACTGGATCCGACAAGCATCGAGGATTGTCGATGTTCATCGTCGCGATGCGGTCCCCGGGTATCACGGTGCGTCCGCTGCGTCAGATCGACGGGGAGTCGAAGTTCAACGAGGTCTTCCTCGACGGTGTCGAACTTCAGGCGCAGGCCCTGGTTGGCCGCCCGGGCCAAGGCTGGGAGTTGGCACTGGCGATGCTCGGTCGGGAGCGGCTGACCCTGGGCACCCATGCCGTAGCGATGTTCCGCCGCCTTGACGGCCTGATTGCGGCCGCGCGCAGCCGTGGTGACCTGGACCCGGTGTTGGCTCGGTCGATGACGCGACTGTGGGCCAGAACCTGGCTGTTGCGGTACACCTGGCAGCGCGCCGTGGCCGGAGGCGACGTTACCTCGGCGGAGTTTTCGGTTCTGAAACTTGTTGCCTCTGAGACCGATCGCGACCTGTCCGACCTAGCTACCGATGTACTGGGCGTCGATGCCTGTATCGATCCCGAGCTCGACGAACTGGTGCGGCATATGCTCGTAGGGCGGGCCCAGACGATTCTCGGCGGCACCAGCGAGATTCAGCGCAACATCCTTGCCGAGCGGGTTCTGAAGCTGCCCCGGGAACCGCATTGA
- a CDS encoding acyl-CoA dehydrogenase family protein, protein MTTLSADERATLASSVRAACTRLLPEHRLRAVAYEAPMADRGFDRALWQALCAQVGVAAIGIPESDQDDHRPAVAHAVIGHEMGRTLAPVPFLSSAVLATRLLTATGGAADVLDDMGSGMRTAAAGVPVRCGRVREDELPVAANHGGRWRLSGSISHVLGAASAQDIVVLAECEGQQQLYLVDRDQPGVSVAAQPVLDATRPMATVDLDAAAARHLAAHRPVEDIVEDSLRYTIAVLTAEQVGAAERVLEMAVEYARVRRQFDRPIGSFQVIKHRCADMLVELEMARSASLAAVEAIDAADPDASWLVSMAKAVCSETLRDAAHANLQIHGGIGFTWEHAAGLYVKRARTDEVLFGLPTAHWTVLTQSAAMIGMAS, encoded by the coding sequence ATGACTACGCTTTCCGCTGACGAGCGAGCAACGCTCGCCTCTTCGGTACGTGCCGCGTGCACGCGTCTGTTACCCGAACACCGGTTGCGTGCGGTCGCCTACGAGGCACCGATGGCCGACCGTGGCTTCGACCGCGCGCTCTGGCAAGCCCTGTGTGCTCAGGTCGGTGTCGCTGCCATAGGTATCCCGGAAAGTGACCAGGATGATCACCGTCCGGCTGTAGCTCACGCCGTAATCGGTCACGAGATGGGTCGCACGCTCGCCCCAGTGCCGTTCCTTTCGTCGGCGGTCCTGGCCACGAGACTGCTCACCGCAACCGGTGGTGCCGCCGATGTGTTGGACGACATGGGCTCCGGCATGCGCACCGCGGCAGCTGGGGTGCCTGTCAGGTGCGGCCGCGTCCGCGAGGACGAATTGCCGGTAGCGGCCAACCATGGTGGAAGGTGGCGTCTTTCGGGATCGATTAGCCATGTTCTCGGCGCCGCGAGTGCACAGGACATCGTCGTTCTCGCGGAGTGCGAAGGCCAGCAACAGCTCTATCTTGTCGACCGCGATCAGCCGGGGGTCTCGGTCGCCGCGCAACCGGTGCTGGATGCGACCCGGCCGATGGCTACTGTCGACCTGGACGCTGCGGCGGCCCGCCATCTCGCTGCACATCGACCGGTCGAGGATATCGTCGAAGACAGCCTGCGGTATACCATCGCCGTGCTCACTGCCGAGCAGGTAGGCGCCGCCGAGCGGGTCCTGGAGATGGCGGTCGAATACGCCCGGGTGCGTAGGCAATTCGACCGCCCGATCGGATCGTTCCAGGTCATCAAACACCGCTGCGCGGACATGCTGGTGGAATTGGAGATGGCCCGGTCGGCGTCGCTGGCGGCGGTGGAGGCCATCGACGCAGCCGACCCAGACGCGTCGTGGCTGGTCAGCATGGCCAAGGCGGTGTGCTCGGAAACGCTGCGTGATGCCGCACATGCGAACCTGCAGATTCACGGTGGTATCGGTTTCACCTGGGAGCATGCCGCCGGGTTGTACGTCAAACGGGCCCGCACCGACGAGGTGCTGTTCGGATTGCCGACGGCGCACTGGACGGTGCTTACACAGTCAGCCGCGATGATCGGTATGGCATCGTGA
- a CDS encoding SDR family NAD(P)-dependent oxidoreductase — translation MSALDGHVVLVTGGGRGIGRAHCLELAARGAAVVVNDPGVDRDGSGGGVGPAEAVVAEITSAGGTALAHTGSVTDWDDARDMVARAVSTFGTLTGVVNNAGILRDEVITSATEQAWDAVVDVHLKGTFAVTKHACDYWRSMARSGHSVDAHIVNTVSGAGLWGNPGQAAYSAAKAGIGALTLVTAMEMQRYGVAVNAISPLAVTRMSASFFGEERAADPELDPACISAVVAWLQSPQASWLTGQILRIDGRRLIRIVGSTEAPHHYVARNGERLEFDELHQAARWLWGTAPRGLAGPLPVRP, via the coding sequence ATGTCAGCACTGGACGGTCACGTGGTTCTGGTCACCGGAGGAGGTCGCGGTATCGGACGCGCCCACTGCCTGGAGCTCGCGGCGCGTGGCGCCGCGGTCGTGGTCAACGATCCCGGGGTGGATCGTGATGGCAGCGGTGGAGGCGTTGGCCCCGCCGAAGCCGTGGTCGCTGAGATCACCAGTGCCGGAGGAACCGCGTTGGCGCACACCGGGTCGGTCACCGATTGGGACGATGCCCGGGATATGGTCGCCCGGGCGGTATCGACGTTTGGAACGCTCACCGGCGTGGTGAACAACGCGGGGATTCTGCGCGATGAGGTGATCACCAGCGCAACGGAACAGGCCTGGGACGCGGTGGTCGATGTCCACCTGAAGGGCACTTTCGCGGTGACCAAACACGCCTGTGACTACTGGCGCTCGATGGCCAGGAGCGGACACTCAGTGGACGCCCACATCGTCAACACCGTCTCGGGTGCCGGGCTGTGGGGTAACCCCGGCCAGGCCGCCTACAGCGCGGCCAAGGCGGGTATCGGCGCGCTCACCTTGGTCACTGCGATGGAGATGCAGCGTTACGGGGTCGCGGTCAATGCAATCTCCCCGCTGGCAGTCACCCGGATGAGCGCATCGTTCTTCGGTGAGGAGCGGGCCGCGGATCCGGAACTCGATCCGGCATGCATCTCGGCCGTGGTGGCTTGGTTGCAATCGCCGCAGGCGTCGTGGCTGACCGGCCAGATACTGCGCATCGACGGTCGCAGACTGATCCGCATCGTCGGATCCACCGAGGCACCACACCACTATGTAGCGCGCAACGGCGAGCGCCTGGAATTCGACGAACTGCACCAGGCGGCGCGCTGGTTGTGGGGTACCGCGCCGCGCGGGCTCGCCGGCCCGCTGCCGGTGCGGCCGTGA
- a CDS encoding helix-turn-helix domain-containing protein codes for MVGEEQTLIRSLQRGLRIINVVATHGPLHAKPVARQVGLSLPTAYHLLRTLVHDGYLIRLDDGAYVLGGRLDWTGFSTAPAGPRSLATVTGVG; via the coding sequence GTGGTAGGCGAAGAGCAGACCCTGATTCGATCACTACAGCGCGGTCTGCGGATCATCAACGTGGTGGCCACGCACGGTCCGCTGCACGCAAAGCCCGTTGCCCGTCAGGTCGGGCTTTCCCTTCCGACGGCCTACCATCTGCTGCGGACGCTGGTCCACGACGGCTATCTGATCCGGTTGGATGACGGCGCGTATGTGCTGGGTGGGCGGCTGGACTGGACTGGTTTTTCCACCGCTCCGGCGGGGCCGCGGTCGTTGGCCACCGTCACCGGTGTGGGTTGA
- a CDS encoding MCE family protein: MRLNRRIRLQLALFTVVSVVAAVVMGVGFMEVPARVLGIGQYRVTIELPSTGGLYPSGNVTYRGLGVGRVADVRMTDTGVEADLSLSSDVPIPADVTARVHSRSAIGEQYVELTPLAEARGATLRDGDVIAADRTGIPVDINTILDETNRGLTAIPAENLRTVIDESALAFGGLGPDLARLVRASTKLASGAKTDLGALTTVIDESAPVLDTQNDTADEIRSWAARLAGVTGQLAERDASVRNLLPDGAAAAGEVRQLFERLQPSLPIMLANLAGIGELAVTYQAGVRQVLVLVPQAIAVLGSSLVPGMGVMSAYKGPFVTFDLNLNVPPPCLTGFLPPSQQRSPAFEDYPDRPAGDLYCRVPQDSPFNVRGARNLPCVNNPGKRAPTAKMCNGDEMYVPLNDGFNWKGDPNATTSGQGVPQVDSVPPAPPGPAPQVAPAALAPPVMNQIEDIPIAFTSYNPDDGSYVGPDGNIYALANLAHQRPNQTWQSMLTADG; this comes from the coding sequence ATGAGACTTAACAGACGGATCAGATTGCAGCTTGCACTGTTCACCGTGGTGTCGGTGGTGGCGGCCGTGGTGATGGGCGTCGGATTCATGGAGGTGCCCGCCCGTGTGCTCGGCATCGGCCAGTACCGGGTGACCATTGAGCTGCCCAGCACCGGCGGGCTTTACCCGTCAGGCAATGTCACCTACCGCGGCTTGGGCGTGGGGCGCGTCGCCGACGTCCGTATGACTGATACCGGCGTCGAGGCCGACCTGTCCTTGAGCTCCGATGTGCCCATCCCTGCGGACGTGACGGCCCGCGTACACAGCAGGTCGGCGATCGGCGAACAATACGTCGAACTCACCCCGCTCGCCGAGGCCCGCGGCGCCACATTGCGCGATGGCGACGTCATCGCGGCCGACCGCACCGGAATCCCCGTCGACATCAATACGATTCTCGACGAGACCAACCGGGGTTTGACAGCGATTCCTGCGGAAAACCTGCGCACCGTCATCGACGAGAGTGCGCTCGCATTCGGCGGACTGGGTCCCGACCTTGCCCGGCTGGTCCGAGCGTCCACGAAATTGGCCTCGGGAGCGAAGACGGATCTGGGAGCGCTCACCACAGTGATCGATGAATCGGCACCGGTTCTGGATACCCAGAACGACACCGCCGATGAGATCAGGTCATGGGCAGCGCGGCTGGCCGGCGTCACCGGTCAGCTGGCCGAGCGTGATGCCTCGGTGCGGAATCTCCTTCCTGACGGGGCCGCTGCGGCGGGGGAGGTCCGCCAATTGTTCGAGCGGCTGCAACCGTCCTTGCCGATCATGCTCGCCAATCTGGCTGGGATTGGCGAGCTGGCGGTCACCTACCAGGCCGGCGTACGTCAGGTCCTGGTGCTGGTACCCCAGGCCATTGCCGTCCTGGGGAGTTCGCTGGTGCCCGGTATGGGCGTCATGAGCGCCTACAAGGGGCCGTTTGTCACCTTCGATCTCAACCTCAACGTGCCACCGCCCTGCCTGACCGGGTTTCTTCCGCCCAGCCAGCAACGATCGCCGGCATTCGAGGACTATCCGGACCGCCCCGCGGGTGATCTGTATTGCCGAGTGCCGCAGGATTCTCCTTTCAATGTGCGTGGCGCGCGAAACCTCCCGTGTGTCAACAATCCAGGCAAACGCGCGCCGACGGCCAAGATGTGCAACGGCGACGAGATGTATGTCCCGCTCAATGACGGGTTCAACTGGAAGGGAGATCCTAACGCCACCACATCGGGTCAGGGGGTGCCGCAGGTCGACTCCGTCCCGCCGGCGCCTCCGGGCCCTGCGCCCCAGGTTGCGCCGGCCGCCCTTGCGCCGCCCGTGATGAACCAAATCGAGGACATACCAATAGCGTTCACGTCGTACAACCCTGATGACGGATCGTATGTAGGACCGGACGGAAACATCTACGCACTGGCCAATCTGGCGCACCAACGTCCCAATCAGACCTGGCAATCGATGCTGACCGCCGACGGGTGA
- a CDS encoding MCE family protein: MTTSRTGRLAAVIGLVVMLACGAAALRFCESAGRTHITAYFANSTGIFPGDDVRILGVRVGEIATIEAQPDQVQITMWVDDTYRIPADAKAVILSPSLISARAVQLVPAYTGGPEMVDDAVIPIDRTAVPVEWDDLREQLGKLAEALRPTAPGGVSTLGAYVNSAADNLRGQGDNIHGALKSLATTMSALGDHSDDIFATARNLALVVSALQDSKDVMRELNRNLAATTELLDNQPQEIGTAIDELNAVVGEVAGFTADNRETIGVTADKLASISRALQESHDDLEQTLHVAPTGLANFVNIYPPAIGGFAGAFSLNNFANPIQFLCGAIQAASRLNAEQSAKLCVQYLAPIVKNRQMNFPPVGANPVVGAYARPNEITYSEDWMRPDYVPPPSPPAPDAVQPQLPAEQAPRDLYGMLVPRGAGS; the protein is encoded by the coding sequence ATGACGACATCCAGGACCGGGCGGCTCGCGGCGGTCATCGGCCTTGTGGTCATGCTCGCTTGCGGAGCTGCCGCACTGCGGTTCTGCGAGTCAGCCGGCCGCACGCACATCACCGCCTACTTCGCGAACAGCACCGGCATCTTCCCTGGTGATGACGTACGGATCCTTGGGGTACGTGTCGGTGAGATCGCGACGATCGAGGCGCAACCGGACCAGGTGCAGATCACCATGTGGGTCGATGACACCTACCGAATTCCTGCCGATGCCAAGGCGGTGATCCTGTCACCTTCGCTGATCTCGGCGCGGGCGGTGCAACTGGTCCCCGCATACACCGGTGGACCGGAGATGGTCGACGACGCCGTGATACCGATCGACCGCACCGCCGTTCCGGTCGAATGGGATGACCTGCGTGAGCAGTTGGGCAAGTTGGCCGAGGCGCTGCGGCCGACCGCGCCCGGCGGGGTGAGCACGCTCGGCGCCTACGTGAATTCAGCGGCGGACAATCTACGCGGACAAGGGGACAACATCCACGGGGCGTTGAAGAGCCTCGCAACAACAATGTCCGCACTCGGTGATCACAGCGACGACATCTTCGCGACCGCCCGGAATCTGGCGCTGGTGGTGTCGGCGCTGCAGGACAGCAAGGACGTGATGCGCGAGCTGAACCGCAACCTGGCTGCTACCACGGAGCTTCTCGACAATCAGCCACAGGAGATCGGAACGGCCATCGACGAGCTCAATGCGGTCGTCGGCGAGGTGGCCGGTTTCACCGCGGACAATCGCGAGACGATAGGGGTGACGGCCGACAAGCTGGCTTCTATCAGCCGCGCACTGCAGGAGAGCCACGACGATCTGGAGCAAACCCTGCACGTTGCCCCGACCGGATTAGCCAACTTCGTCAATATCTATCCGCCCGCCATCGGTGGATTCGCCGGGGCCTTCAGCCTCAACAACTTCGCCAATCCGATCCAATTCCTCTGTGGTGCAATACAAGCCGCTTCACGCCTGAATGCTGAGCAATCGGCCAAGCTCTGCGTCCAGTATCTGGCGCCGATCGTGAAGAACCGGCAGATGAACTTTCCGCCGGTGGGGGCGAACCCTGTCGTCGGCGCTTATGCCCGCCCGAATGAGATCACTTACAGCGAGGACTGGATGCGCCCTGATTACGTACCGCCCCCCTCCCCGCCGGCTCCGGATGCGGTCCAGCCGCAGTTGCCGGCCGAGCAAGCACCCCGGGACTTGTACGGCATGTTGGTGCCACGGGGAGCGGGCTCGTGA
- a CDS encoding acetyl-CoA hydrolase/transferase C-terminal domain-containing protein: protein MLALADVFRARLRPGMTVALGDGVGVAGRLPDGTSVCAELCSAAAEIGGIRLVVGWLPEPAVGLDASAFAELIVLMPGAGARPLMRSETTRFVPARFSAWPALLADRLRPQLLVTRLVERAGALHFGSEVSYQRALVDDGVSVLAVIDEATTMASAEPPLNPDQVEIIGRSCAGPVRHHREPDPVHEALADAVLRFIPADARIQYGPGQLGTALLRRAKVPLHVDTGLVTDAVVELDRHGLLRGTPSATYLTGTEQLYDWAEGRPILRGVQYTHDLTRLSRGIPFVAVNTAVEIDHVGQVNVEGQGDKVIGGIGGHPDFCAAARMHPRGLSIIATPSMVNGRSPLVQQLSRPVSTPAGDVDLIVTESGHADLRDADWPLRRRRIAELFGV, encoded by the coding sequence ATGCTGGCTCTCGCCGACGTGTTCCGGGCGCGGCTGCGTCCGGGGATGACGGTGGCCCTCGGCGATGGGGTGGGGGTAGCGGGACGACTCCCCGACGGCACCTCGGTGTGCGCGGAACTGTGCAGTGCGGCAGCCGAGATCGGGGGGATCCGACTGGTGGTCGGCTGGCTGCCCGAACCTGCGGTCGGGCTGGATGCGTCGGCCTTCGCGGAGCTGATCGTGTTGATGCCCGGTGCTGGAGCTCGGCCGCTGATGCGCAGTGAGACAACACGATTCGTTCCAGCCAGGTTCTCGGCGTGGCCCGCGTTGCTAGCCGATCGGCTTCGGCCGCAGCTGCTGGTCACCCGGCTCGTCGAACGTGCGGGTGCACTGCACTTCGGCAGTGAGGTGTCCTACCAGCGCGCATTGGTCGACGACGGGGTGTCGGTGTTGGCGGTGATAGACGAGGCCACCACGATGGCCTCGGCCGAGCCACCACTGAATCCGGACCAGGTCGAAATCATCGGCCGCAGCTGCGCCGGGCCGGTGCGTCACCACCGTGAACCCGATCCGGTTCACGAGGCGCTCGCCGACGCGGTGCTGCGGTTCATTCCGGCCGATGCCCGGATCCAGTACGGCCCTGGGCAACTGGGTACCGCGCTGTTGCGGCGCGCGAAGGTGCCGCTGCATGTGGACACTGGCCTGGTGACCGATGCGGTGGTCGAGTTGGACCGCCACGGACTGCTTCGTGGCACCCCGTCGGCGACCTATCTGACCGGAACCGAGCAGCTTTACGACTGGGCAGAGGGGCGACCGATTCTGCGCGGGGTGCAGTACACCCACGATCTGACGCGGCTTTCGCGGGGCATTCCGTTCGTGGCCGTCAACACGGCCGTCGAGATTGACCACGTGGGACAGGTCAACGTCGAGGGGCAGGGCGACAAGGTTATCGGCGGGATCGGCGGGCATCCGGACTTTTGCGCCGCCGCCCGAATGCACCCGCGAGGACTGTCAATCATTGCCACCCCCTCGATGGTGAATGGTCGCAGCCCGTTGGTACAGCAGCTCAGCCGGCCGGTCTCCACACCGGCCGGTGATGTGGACCTCATCGTGACCGAAAGCGGTCACGCAGACCTGCGCGATGCAGATTGGCCGTTGCGGCGCAGAAGGATAGCCGAGTTGTTCGGCGTCTGA
- a CDS encoding MCE family protein, whose translation MSRSRSALLTGLVTTVVLAAGCGWQGANSLPLPGTEGSGPGAYTVQAQLPDVGNIQRNSRVRVGDVTVGTVTAIERQGWHALLTMRLNADVALPANSTVTIGQTSLLGSLHIELAPPVGVDAEGRLHEGSLIPLSAGGSYPTTEQTLAALSMVLNGGGLGQVHDITQSLSTAFAGRSGDLRSLIEQVDVFVANVEDQTQDIIDAADSVNRLVAQFASRTPVLDRALDTIPRALEVLADRRTELAQAMEKLGQFGALTTDAVSRTKDDLITELSDLGPVLESLANAGPAMVTSLSYLTTFPFVKENIGNYFRGDYVNLTGVFDLTLSRLDAGFLTGTRFEGNLTELEMQWGRTIGQMPSPYTSGNPLTAPYIADQGR comes from the coding sequence ATGAGCCGAAGCCGGTCGGCATTGTTGACGGGCCTGGTGACGACAGTGGTTCTGGCGGCCGGGTGCGGTTGGCAGGGGGCCAACTCGCTACCGCTGCCTGGTACGGAGGGCAGCGGCCCCGGGGCTTACACCGTTCAGGCCCAGCTGCCCGATGTTGGTAACATTCAACGAAATTCGCGTGTACGCGTCGGGGACGTCACCGTCGGTACGGTCACGGCGATCGAGCGTCAGGGTTGGCATGCGTTGTTGACGATGCGACTGAACGCCGATGTCGCCCTGCCGGCCAACTCGACCGTGACGATAGGCCAGACCAGTCTGCTGGGCTCGCTGCACATCGAACTGGCGCCGCCTGTCGGCGTCGACGCTGAGGGCCGCCTGCACGAGGGTTCGCTGATCCCGTTATCCGCGGGTGGCAGCTATCCCACCACCGAGCAGACACTTGCCGCGCTGTCGATGGTGCTCAACGGTGGTGGCCTCGGCCAGGTCCATGACATCACCCAGTCCTTGAGCACGGCGTTCGCCGGCCGGTCCGGCGATCTGCGCAGTCTCATCGAGCAGGTCGACGTGTTCGTCGCCAACGTCGAAGACCAGACTCAGGACATCATCGACGCAGCAGACAGCGTCAACCGGCTTGTCGCGCAGTTCGCCTCGCGTACACCGGTTCTGGATCGTGCCCTCGACACCATTCCACGAGCACTAGAGGTGCTGGCTGACCGCCGCACCGAACTGGCGCAAGCAATGGAAAAGCTCGGTCAGTTCGGTGCCCTCACCACCGATGCGGTCAGCCGCACCAAGGATGACTTGATCACGGAGCTCAGCGATCTCGGTCCCGTGCTGGAGTCCCTGGCCAATGCCGGCCCGGCGATGGTCACTTCGCTGAGCTACCTGACGACCTTCCCGTTCGTCAAGGAGAATATCGGCAATTATTTTCGCGGTGACTATGTGAACCTCACGGGGGTCTTCGACCTTACGCTCAGCCGACTCGACGCGGGCTTTCTCACCGGAACCCGATTCGAGGGCAACCTGACTGAACTGGAGATGCAGTGGGGTCGAACGATAGGGCAGATGCCGAGCCCGTACACCAGTGGGAACCCCTTGACCGCACCTTATATCGCCGATCAAGGACGTTGA